One part of the Sphaerochaeta sp. genome encodes these proteins:
- a CDS encoding ABC transporter permease, whose product MMRICDGLKAIPSILLAIALMTALGADIKNVIISLAVVSTPNMARLARSSALVIKEQTYIEAMRGLGAGTQRILWKHIAPNILSPLIIQMTFVFATAIITEAALSFLGAGVPAPEPSWGAILSEGRTVIYNAQWMIIFPGIVTALTVLGLNLFGDGLRDLLDPQNG is encoded by the coding sequence ATGATGCGGATCTGTGACGGTCTGAAAGCCATCCCGTCGATTCTTCTGGCAATCGCCTTGATGACCGCGTTGGGGGCCGACATCAAGAACGTCATCATCAGCCTGGCGGTGGTCAGCACCCCGAACATGGCCCGTCTTGCCCGTTCTTCGGCTCTGGTCATCAAGGAGCAGACGTACATCGAGGCGATGCGTGGGCTGGGTGCGGGGACGCAGCGGATCCTGTGGAAGCATATCGCTCCCAACATTCTTTCTCCGTTGATCATCCAGATGACATTCGTCTTCGCGACGGCGATCATCACCGAGGCGGCGCTGAGTTTCCTCGGCGCCGGGGTGCCGGCTCCCGAGCCCAGCTGGGGCGCCATTCTCAGTGAGGGCCGGACGGTGATCTACAACGCCCAGTGGATGATCATCTTCCCCGGTATCGTCACGGCGTTGACCGTTCTCGGCTTGAACCTGTTCGGGGACGGGCTGAGGGATCTGCTGGATCCGCAGAATGGCTAG
- a CDS encoding ABC transporter permease: MKKYVIRRVLSIIPVLLIVSVVVFSIVYLIPGDPAAVILGDNATPEDIMALRTRMGLDDPPVTRYFHWLGNVFSGDLGVSVSNNTPVSEMLKSHMLPTLSLAIYAMIISVVIALPLGMVAARKKQTIVDQSVTVLSLLGISLPSFLLGLFLILFFAVKLRWFPVSGYKPISAGFGQHIRFLTLPAIALGFMYAALIMRMTRASMLEALGSDYVRMAKAKGVKEFALVAKHAFRNTLVQVLTIIGQSFIGALSGATVVESMFGIPGIGSLVVNSVGRRDYQVIQAVVLMIALINVAISLVVDLLYGVVDPRIRLG, from the coding sequence ATGAAAAAATATGTGATTCGTCGGGTGCTGTCCATCATCCCAGTGTTGTTGATTGTATCGGTGGTGGTGTTCAGCATTGTGTATCTGATTCCCGGGGACCCCGCCGCCGTGATCCTGGGGGATAACGCGACGCCTGAGGATATCATGGCGCTCCGGACCCGGATGGGGTTGGACGATCCCCCGGTGACCCGGTATTTCCACTGGCTGGGGAACGTGTTCTCCGGGGATTTGGGCGTATCGGTGTCCAACAACACGCCGGTGTCGGAAATGCTGAAATCCCATATGCTTCCGACCCTGTCTTTGGCCATCTACGCCATGATCATCAGCGTGGTGATCGCCTTGCCGCTGGGCATGGTGGCGGCGCGGAAAAAACAGACCATCGTCGACCAGTCTGTCACCGTGCTGTCCCTCCTGGGCATCAGCCTTCCCAGTTTTCTTCTCGGCTTGTTCCTGATCTTGTTCTTCGCCGTGAAACTCCGGTGGTTTCCCGTCTCCGGGTACAAACCGATTTCCGCCGGCTTCGGCCAACACATCCGGTTCTTGACGCTCCCCGCCATCGCGCTGGGGTTCATGTACGCCGCGTTGATCATGCGGATGACCCGGGCGTCCATGCTGGAGGCGTTGGGCAGTGATTACGTGCGCATGGCCAAGGCCAAAGGGGTGAAGGAGTTCGCCCTGGTGGCCAAGCACGCGTTCCGCAACACGCTGGTCCAGGTGCTGACCATCATCGGACAGAGTTTCATCGGCGCGCTCTCCGGAGCGACGGTGGTGGAGTCGATGTTCGGCATCCCCGGCATCGGGTCCCTGGTGGTCAATTCGGTGGGGCGCAGGGATTACCAGGTGATCCAGGCGGTGGTGTTGATGATCGCGCTGATCAACGTGGCGATCAGTCTGGTGGTGGATCTGCTGTACGGCGTCGTCGATCCACGGATTCGGCTCGGGTGA
- a CDS encoding ABC transporter substrate-binding protein, producing MRTKRITLMVGVVLAIVMSVGWAGGSKEAGSGAAAAQGTAPVKYKDELHIAVAQEAPSLDLHKNSSLIARQMTSGSVWEKLVTLNSKSEVVPELAERYETNADSSEYTFYLRKGVKFHDGTIMTADDVVASMNRWINGFSVAKQLAGKARFVKVDDYTVRITFDHPAVTFLDVMAGAAQPAAITTATAAAKEDTKGFMTDYIGTGPYKFVEWKLNQYTLLEKFDDYVPYGDPSKPVDGWAGYKDPKIKKLYFHYVSEPTTRTAGLETGQYDMDYNVTGDSYDRVVSMDGVKVIRYQAGTVAYVFNKKEGVASNIYFRQAVNAALNFDDVMRAAYGSLYELNSSYMDSSEPFWVSEAGSEYYNQHDAAKAKELLKKAGYNGQPFRILVSTLNGMDRTALVVQQELEAVGIKVELIVVDWATLTQFRTDSSKYDVYVTSFASVPVPSLKLYFGPTYPGWTGTDDPHILSLVDAFNASKTREEAKHNWDVLQGYSWEYLPLMNLGHYNAAMAWSDKVENLNIYSGVYFWNVQVRE from the coding sequence ATGAGAACGAAACGGATAACGTTGATGGTGGGAGTAGTCCTTGCCATCGTCATGAGCGTGGGATGGGCCGGAGGGAGCAAGGAAGCGGGAAGCGGTGCCGCTGCAGCGCAGGGAACCGCGCCGGTGAAGTACAAGGATGAACTGCACATCGCCGTCGCCCAGGAAGCTCCTTCGCTCGACCTGCACAAGAACAGCTCCCTGATCGCCCGGCAGATGACTTCCGGTTCCGTCTGGGAGAAGCTGGTGACGCTGAACTCCAAGTCGGAGGTGGTGCCGGAGCTGGCGGAGCGGTATGAGACCAACGCCGACTCTTCGGAGTACACGTTCTATCTTCGCAAAGGGGTCAAGTTCCATGATGGAACGATCATGACGGCCGATGACGTCGTCGCGTCGATGAACCGGTGGATCAACGGGTTCTCCGTGGCCAAACAGCTTGCCGGCAAGGCTCGGTTCGTCAAGGTGGACGACTACACGGTCCGCATCACCTTCGACCATCCGGCGGTGACATTCCTGGACGTCATGGCTGGCGCGGCGCAGCCGGCTGCCATCACCACGGCGACCGCCGCGGCGAAAGAGGACACCAAAGGATTCATGACGGACTACATCGGAACCGGTCCGTACAAGTTCGTCGAGTGGAAGCTGAACCAGTACACGTTGCTGGAGAAGTTCGACGATTACGTACCGTACGGTGATCCTTCCAAACCGGTGGATGGCTGGGCTGGGTACAAGGATCCGAAGATCAAGAAGCTGTACTTCCACTATGTCTCCGAGCCGACCACCCGGACGGCGGGTCTGGAGACCGGCCAGTATGATATGGATTACAACGTCACCGGTGACAGCTACGACCGTGTCGTCTCAATGGATGGCGTCAAGGTGATCCGGTACCAGGCAGGAACGGTGGCCTACGTGTTCAACAAGAAGGAAGGCGTTGCCTCCAACATCTACTTCCGCCAGGCGGTCAACGCGGCGCTGAACTTCGATGATGTCATGCGGGCCGCCTATGGGAGTCTGTACGAACTGAATTCCAGCTACATGGATTCCAGCGAGCCGTTCTGGGTCAGTGAAGCGGGCAGCGAGTACTACAACCAGCATGACGCCGCCAAGGCCAAGGAACTGCTGAAGAAAGCCGGATACAACGGGCAGCCGTTCCGGATTCTGGTCTCCACGCTGAACGGCATGGATCGCACGGCGCTGGTGGTGCAGCAGGAACTGGAAGCGGTGGGAATCAAGGTTGAGTTGATCGTCGTCGACTGGGCGACGTTGACGCAGTTCCGCACCGACTCGTCCAAGTACGATGTGTACGTCACCTCGTTCGCCAGCGTGCCGGTTCCGTCGCTGAAGCTGTACTTCGGCCCGACGTACCCTGGCTGGACCGGTACGGATGATCCTCACATCCTTTCGTTGGTTGACGCGTTCAACGCGTCCAAGACCAGGGAGGAGGCGAAGCACAACTGGGATGTGCTGCAGGGCTACTCGTGGGAATACCTGCCGTTGATGAACCTGGGGCACTACAACGCAGCCATGGCGTGGAGTGACAAGGTGGAAAACCTGAACATCTACAGCGGTGTCTACTTCTGGAATGTCCAGGTACGCGAATAA
- a CDS encoding formate--tetrahydrofolate ligase: MARIGDVASSLGIKEIIPYGAYMAKVDPQEIQRTHRTEGKLILVTAINPTPAGEGKTTTAIGLADAMNRCGHNAVLALRQPSLGPVFGLKGGAAGGGYAQIMPMEDINLHFTGDFHAITSANNLLAAMLDNHIYQGNSLGIDPKRITWKRAMDMNDRQLRFITDGLGGKTGGVPRDDGFEITAASEVMAILCLSEDLADLKRRLGNIIVGYTVDDKPVTASDLKAQGAMAALLKDAIKPNLVQTLEHHPALVHGGPFANIAHGCNSIIATRTALRLGQYTVTEAGFGADLGAEKFLDIVCRQLDRFPDAMVIVATIRALKMHGGAAKETLAQEDLAALKGGLPNLGKHIENITGVYHLPAVVAINQFPTDSGAETDMVRAFCQTYGVPVVVDNAWAKGGEGAVDLANEVVRLADHPRLPARPLYDLNLPLSEKIRMIVTQVYGGEDVCFSDQANEEMDRLERLGLDKVPVCVAKTQYSLSDNPKLLARPTGFTVKIHDVKLSAGAQFVVAYSGKIMTMPGLPKVPAAEGIDVADDGTLSGVS, from the coding sequence ATGGCGCGGATCGGGGATGTGGCATCTTCGTTGGGGATCAAGGAGATTATTCCCTACGGGGCGTACATGGCGAAGGTTGATCCCCAAGAGATCCAGCGTACCCACCGGACGGAAGGGAAACTGATCTTGGTGACGGCGATCAATCCGACACCTGCGGGGGAAGGGAAGACCACCACTGCCATCGGGCTTGCCGACGCGATGAACCGCTGTGGCCACAATGCGGTCCTTGCCCTCCGCCAGCCGTCGCTTGGTCCGGTCTTCGGTCTGAAAGGCGGGGCCGCCGGCGGTGGGTACGCCCAGATCATGCCGATGGAGGACATCAACCTTCACTTCACCGGGGATTTCCACGCCATCACATCGGCGAACAACCTGCTTGCCGCCATGCTGGACAACCATATCTACCAGGGCAACAGCCTGGGTATTGATCCCAAGCGGATCACTTGGAAGCGGGCGATGGACATGAACGACCGTCAGCTCCGCTTCATCACCGACGGACTGGGGGGAAAGACCGGCGGGGTACCCCGGGACGATGGGTTTGAGATCACCGCAGCCTCCGAGGTGATGGCCATCCTCTGCCTCTCCGAGGATCTCGCCGACTTGAAACGGAGGCTGGGGAACATCATCGTCGGGTATACGGTGGATGACAAGCCGGTGACCGCTTCCGACCTGAAGGCCCAGGGCGCGATGGCCGCTCTTCTCAAGGATGCCATCAAACCGAATCTGGTGCAGACGCTGGAGCATCATCCGGCATTGGTCCATGGCGGACCGTTCGCCAACATCGCCCATGGGTGCAACAGCATCATCGCCACCCGTACGGCGCTCCGGTTGGGACAGTACACCGTCACCGAGGCGGGATTCGGCGCCGACCTGGGGGCGGAGAAGTTCCTGGACATCGTCTGCCGCCAGCTGGACCGGTTCCCTGATGCCATGGTGATCGTCGCCACCATCCGGGCGTTGAAGATGCATGGAGGGGCGGCCAAGGAAACGTTGGCCCAGGAGGATCTGGCAGCGCTGAAGGGCGGACTTCCCAATCTGGGCAAGCACATCGAGAACATCACCGGGGTGTACCATTTGCCCGCCGTGGTGGCCATCAACCAGTTCCCGACGGACAGCGGGGCGGAAACGGATATGGTGCGTGCCTTCTGCCAAACCTACGGGGTGCCGGTGGTGGTGGATAATGCCTGGGCGAAGGGTGGTGAAGGTGCGGTGGATCTTGCGAACGAGGTGGTTCGTCTGGCTGACCATCCGCGTCTGCCTGCCCGGCCGCTGTACGATCTGAATCTCCCGCTTTCCGAGAAGATCCGCATGATCGTCACCCAGGTGTACGGCGGGGAGGATGTCTGCTTCTCCGACCAGGCCAACGAAGAGATGGATCGTCTTGAGCGTCTTGGGTTGGACAAGGTTCCGGTGTGCGTGGCAAAGACGCAATATTCCCTCTCCGACAATCCCAAGTTGCTTGCCCGGCCCACCGGATTCACCGTGAAGATCCACGACGTGAAGCTGTCCGCCGGGGCCCAGTTCGTCGTCGCCTACAGCGGGAAGATCATGACGATGCCCGGTCTTCCCAAAGTTCCTGCCGCAGAGGGGATTGATGTGGCGGACGATGGCACGCTTTCCGGGGTGTCATGA